The sequence atacatgggaagcaggcactcaaccactgagctacatccgctccccaatgagagttggtttttttcgtttattttgtgtgtttaggaggtaccaggggtcgaacccaggacctcatacatgggaagtaggcgctcacccacgtgagccatatccactcctcTCTACGTTTTATACTTATACTTTACTTGCAACCTATGCATTCTTACCACGATGTTCCCTACAACCCTTTGGGGTAGGCAGAGCAGCAGTGATTGTTTCCCATCCCGCagaggggaaaccgaggcccaggagGTTAGGGTGCTGGCCCTAAGCTACCCAGCAAGttggtggcagagccaggatgaaAACCCCGTCCCCAGCTCCAGAGAGGAGCCCTTCACTGCACGTGTTCCCAGCATGGGATGGACAGGAGGACAAAAGCAGCCGGCTGCCCCTTCTGGGACTTGCAGGCTCAGAGGGAGAGTGCACAGAGTGCCAGAGAGCGAGAGGGTGGCGGGGGGTGGGCAGAGGCCGCACCTTGACAAGAAGAGACACCTGAGTGTGGAGGGGCCTACCCCGGGCAGGTGGAGGCGAGTCCAGAGCCAGAGGCGGGAACCCAGGGAGGGAACGGGGACCGTCCAGCCGCTGCTGAGCCCCGTCCCGGTCCTCCGTCCTGCAtcccacccacctccccaccccaccaggcCGTGACTCGCCCCACGCTGCCCGATCCGCACCTCTCGCACCCGCAGCCCTCCAAATGCTTGGAGCCCCCATCCCACCCCGAGGAGCCCAGTGACCTGGAGGAGCTGGAGCAGTTCGCCCGCACCTTCAAGCAGCGCCGCATCAAGCTGGGCTTCACGCAGGTCTGGGGCCAGCAGGCCGGCGGGTGGGCATCcggtgggggggcggggtggaCAACCTGCCAGGAGAGCCAGCCCTGACCCCTGTCCCCGCCCCGCTGGCCCAGGGCGACGTGGGCCTGGCCATGGCAAGCTCTACGGCAACGACTTCAGCCAGACGACCATCTCGCGCTTCGAGGCCCTCAACCTGAGCTTCAAGAACATGTGCAAACTCAAGCCCCTCCTGGAGAAGTGGCTCAACGACGCAGGTGGGCCTGGGCTGGGGCTcccgggcgggcgggggcggcgggccgGGGAGGCGCCCCTCACGCGCCTGTCTCCTCCTGGGCACAGAGACTATGTCTGTGGACTCCAGCCTGCCCAGCCCCAACCAGCTGAGCAGCCCCAGCCTGGGCTTCGACGGGCTCCCCGGCCGGCGGCGCAAGAAGAGGACCAGCATCGAGACCAACGTCCGCTTCGCCTTAGAGAAGAGTTTTCTAGCGGTGAGGCCCCGCCCTTCCCCGGCGGCCTGGAGGGCGGCCGGAGGGGCAGGCCCGGCGCTGACCAGCCCTCTGCCCGCAGAACCAGAAGCCTACCTCAGAGGAGATCCTGCTGATCGCCGAGCAGCTGCACATGGAGAAGGAAGTGATCCGCGTCTGGTTCTGCAACCGGCGCCAGAAGGAGAAACGCATCAACCCCTGCAGCGCGGCCCCTATGCTGCCCAGCCCGGGGAAGCCGGCCAGCTACAGCCCCCACCTGGTACAGGAgcccgcccctccgcccgccCACTGCCCTCTGAGTTGTCCCCAGCTCCTAGGTCACAGGCAGGGAGAGGCCGGTGTCACAGTCACACAGGGGCTCTCGCAACTTCTAGGGATCTGTGATTGCCCACAGGGCAGGCAGGTGCCCAGAGACACACGCTGATGTAGCTACCAGGGACTAGCCACACGGGATGACACATCCAGGACCGTGGTGCCAGGGCACAGCAGTGCCCAACTGCACCAAGACCGGCGGCGGCACCTGCGGGCACTGGCTGCCAGTTTCCACAGGCCCCCACAGACAGCGAGGAACTCCCTTCCCCAGCTagcgaggctcagagaggagctGGAGGGACTGTCTCAGCCAAGGCCTAGAGGAGAGGGAGTGAGACAGGCCCacggaggagagagagaagggccTTCCAGGCAGAGGGCCCAGCCTGCAGAGGCCGAGGGCTCAAGGGGAACTCCGACGTGACTTGGTGGGGTTGGAGCTGGGATGCAGATGACCGAGTGGGGGGCCCAAGCACCCCAAATTTCAGGCTGAGGGACTTGAACCATGGGCCCTGAAGatggaggggagagggcaggtTTTGAGCAGGGGAGGGACAGGGCCAAGTTTAGAGGGAAGTTTCTGAGCTGATGGAAAAGGGTCGAGactggaggcagggagaccaAGGAGGAGGCTTGGGGGGATGGTCCCAGAAAACCAGGCAATGTGACACACACAGCTCCATCTgtattccttttctctctttttctctcgtGCACTTCAGACCTGCCTGCAACACTTTGAGCAGTTTCTCCTGCATTTCCCCCCTTTCTCACTCCTCAAAGGACAGTGTTGAGTTGGCCCTAGGAAAGGAGTTTGGTTTCTGGGAATCCCAGGGGCAAGCCAAGTGAGCTGGGCTGCACAGTCCCTTCGGACAGCAGGTGGCGCCAGCGTCCCAGGGGCGGGGAACCCCCTGTGCCTGCTGGGGGCTCAGGACCAGCCCGCCCGACAATTGTGAAGAAGATGCCCCGGCCAGGATTCCGCATTGCACCCACAGCCCCTCTTCCCCCTTGCTGGGTGCAGAGGTGCAGGGGGACGTACCCCCAGGTGCACTGGGGCTTGTGGGACCCAGTGGCTAACCGTagctcctttcctctctccccaggtcACGCCCCCAGGGGGCGCGGGGGACCCTGCCGTTGTCCCAAGCTTCCAGCAGTCTGAGCACAACAGGTCAGGAAGGGCAGAGGGAGGGTGCGGGTGTgtgcggcggggggggggggggggggggggggtgagggtgcGGCGCAGCTGGAGCCTGAGATTCTCGGGCAGCTCTGGGAATCTGCGGCCTCTAGGCTGAGCCCGTGGGTTTGGGGGTCATGGGAGGGGACCGAGGGGGGCCAGCAGGCCCACCCCCTCCTTGGCTGGAGCAGCTCAGCCTTGCTCTGATTCGATTCTATATGAGAAGAGCATTGGGTTGCTAAAAGCTGGCGCACTCTAGCCAGTCTTTTGCAAGCTGCATGAACTCTACCTCCTCGAGCCTCGGTTTTTATCGAATTCTTGTGAATGTATGATACATGCAGAAGATGTAAATgcacatatacatgtatgtatacagAAATGCATCTTCTCTATATTATATAGTCACAGGAGcgtgtatgtatgtgtgcgtgCGGGTTgctttgcacacacacacacctatataCCAGCTCTTGGACCCAAAGCTCCCTCTTCCGCCTTCCTGGCACAGGGCATGCTTAATGCCATCTACAGTAGGATAATATAAAACAAGCAGCGCATTGCCCTCCCAGGTGGAGAAATAATAAACAGAGGTGATGGAGTTAGGGCAGGCCTGTAGTCCTGGGCTCCTCTCGTGAGGTGGTTTCTGTCATTATCCCCCTGTGCTGGATGGGGAGCCGAAGGCCCGAGGGGGTAAGGCGCTGGCCTGGTGGCTCAGCCAGGCAGCCGGGTCCCTTGGCCGGAGCGGAGCAGCCCTCAGAGCACAGAGCGCCTCTTCCCCGCCTGCGCCCCGCTTTGCATTTGACAATCAGGTGGGGTCTGCAGGTGCGGCCGACAGCGGCCCCGGGCGTGGGCTCAAGAGGGGACAGCTGCCCTGGCTGCCACGATTGCTGTCGCTGTGGCCGAGGCACCAGGAAACGAGGGCGGGAGGTGCCGGGCTGGTCGGGCTGGGGAGGTCTCATGTAAGCTGAAGCCTCCCTCTCTCCGTCTCTCTCTGGCAGTTACTACCTTATCCTCAGCTGTGGGGACGCTCCACCCCAGCCGGACAgccggagggggtgggggcgggggcggggccgcgcccCCCCCTCAATTCCATCCCTTCTAtcactcccccacccccggccacCACCAACAGCACAAATCCCAGCCCTCAAGGCAGCCACCCGGCTATCGGCTTGTCGGGCCTGAACCCTAGCACGGGGTAAGTGGGCAGCCGCAGCAGGGGAGGCTGCAGGGAGAAGCAGGGTTGCTGCTGCttcccggggtggggggagctgcACCCCAGTTCCGCCGGGGGGGCCCCCGCCCCTGCTAACGCCTCTGCTTTGCCTCTTGCAGAAGCACAATGGTGGGGTTGAGCTCCGGGCTGAGTCCAGCCCTCATGAGCAACAACCCTTTGGCCACTATCCAAGGTGCGTGCGCCTCCTGTCCCTCCCACCGTCACCAGCCCTGCCCCCGGGGCCTCGAGCCCCCACATTGCTGCTCCAGCCATGCCATCCTGCCCCGCTCACTGCATCGCTCGCCTCTTCATGCCCATCTGGCCTTTGGGGAAGGTGTGCGGGGTGCTGACGGGGGTCAGCGGGGCCAGCGGGGAGCTGTGGGGGCAGGACGCGGCAGGCGCGCCCCCAGCCCGGCCTCTCTCTCTCCCGCCAGCGCTGGCCTCTGGTGGAACCCTGCCCCTTACCAGCCTTGACGGCAGCGGGAACCTGGTGCTGGGGGCGGCCGGCGCGGCCCCGGGGAGCCCCGGCCTGGTGACCTCGCCGCTCTTCCTGAACCACGCCGGGCTGCCCCTGCTCAGCGCCCCGCCCGGGGTGGGCCTGGTCTCGGCGGCCGCTGCAGCCGTGGCGCCTCCATCTCCAGCAAGtctcctggcctctctcctcgtcctcgtcctcgtcctcgtcctcgtccacTTGCAGCGAGGCGGCCGCACAGACCCCTGGAGGCCCGGGGGGGCCCGAGGCAGGGGCCAAGCCCGAGTGAGGGCCGCGCGCCCCTCCGACTCCTCTGTCCCCACCTCAGTCCCTCGCCCGCGAAGAGGGCGAGAAGGCCAGCGGTGGGGGCCACGGAGGGTCCCAGGAGCAGGAGTGACAAGGAGGAAAGaccaaaaaaaccaaccaaccaaaaaccaaaaaatcaaaaaaacaaaaaaaacaaaaaaaaaaacagaaagaaaagaaaccaaccaaccaaccaaaagaaaaccaaaaataatcACAACAGAAACCAGCTGCCCCAAAGGAACCAAGAggtgaaaaataaaccaaaaaacaaaaacaaaacaaccaaaaacaaacTCCCCACAAAACCAAATAAACCAAAAACCCTTCGCGAGCCAGACCTCAGCGCGCTCACACTCACCACTAAGACACCAAATGGGCGCCAGCCAGGGGTCCCCCCGCCCGGGCCCCGGCTATGGGGCCAGCCCCCAAGCGCACCGCCCCTGCCCCGGCGGGAgccagaaaaggagagagaatgtgTTCGCCTCCCAGCCCTGGTCCTGGAACACAGGGCATGGCCTGGGGCAGTGGGGTGGGGCTCGGAACCCCTGGCCAAATGTCCTTTTCCAGAAGGTGAAAGAAAAGGGGCCTGGACAACCCTACACCAAATATTCAGTAGCTTCATCCAAAGGATGTACAGAATTTTTAGCGTTGCCCTCAACAGAATGTGTTCCTACCATgtgtccccctctcccccagctcTCCCCGCCTGGGCAGGGGGTCTTgctttaatcccccctccccctagGCAGGGGCGAGTTCAGGGGCAGGCCTGGGGAAGACTTGTCACCCCCTGCACCTCCCCGTTTCCCTTTGAAGGGTGGGCTAGGCCGTTTTGCCAAGTTCTAGCTCTCACAAGTCCCACCTCAACCCTGTCGCCCTCCTCTGCTATGGAATCTGCCCCCCTGCCCAGCCTTTGGGAAGGTGGAAGTTTCTGGCAAGAGGGGATAAGGTGAGGGCATTCAAGCTGTCTTTTTTCTCCATCCTCGTCTGTCAGTTTccctgaacaacaacaacaaaaattcatATTCCAGTGCCTATCCGTGGGATCCTTCACGTTCTTTGACATTAACCAGAAACCAAAAAGAGAACTCACCTCGTTCCGTGCCCCCCGTACTGGCAGATGCCTCTTCCTCACCCCCCTAGCCCATGCACACACGCACGCACCCCAGCGGCGGGCTTCCTCGAGACGGCGTCCCCATCAGGGCCCGCGTGGCGGGGACGGTGCCATGACCTGTGGTCCCCAGCCGAGAGGGCGCACCACCCCACGAGACCTCCCCCCAAGTCTCGGCGGGACCCCGTGCTCGCCCAGCCCGGACACGTCTCGACGGGGGACAGAAAGACGCCACTGGGAGCCACCTTGCCCTCCTGCTACTGTGGAGGCCGACAAAGTtctgaacaaaaccaaaaaccaaaaaaccaaacaataatgaaaactagaaaaaaaaaaaagaatttatagagatatatatatatttaagggaAAGAAGACAAGGACTCTTCAGACGAAGGAGAAGCCGCCAGGCGGAGCCAAGACCCGGCAGCGGTGGCGCAGGGCCTTGGTCCCCGAGGCGGATGGGAGGATGGAAGCTTCTTTCTCTTCACAAATACCTCATGGACGTCATCTTCGGGAAAGCCGGAGCGGGGGGCGGCTGGGGCACGGCCTGTCCCTCAGCCGGGGTGGGTGGAAGCGGGTGGGAGGGGCCGGAGAGGGTGTCAGGGACAGGGCTGAGTGGCCCCCAATCAACTGAAAAAgctttaaagggggaaaaaaaaagcaggaacAAAAGGAATGAGAGCAAAAAGAATGGAGGAAGGGAAGCTGACGGACTTTCGGGTGGTCTGATCCCTCCTTTGagttctctttctgtttccttccgTCTCTCCTCTCTGCGTTCTGTCCTGTCTCCTCTGGCCGGCTCTTCTCTCACCTCTCTCAccctctttctttctgtgtctcctcAAACCAAAGTGTCGCCCTGCAGGACGCGAGCCCAGGGGAATCGGCGGAGGCGGCGGCCTGCTGCCCCCGGGGCGTCCACACCCTCCGCAGGAGGAGGCCTCAGCGTTCGCccactttttttctcttgtctccCTTCTCCCACCCGGGAATGAGACCGTTGGCGCAGGGAAGGGCCGTTGCGGGGCCTCTGGGTGCCTTGTCTGGGCAGCAGGGGAGCAGCCGCCCCTCTCGCCCCGGCACCGACGGGACCTGCGTGTGGTCGACCCATCCTCGCCGGAATGTAAGTGTCTCCGCTGAGCCGACTCCCTGCCCTCACCCTACCTCTGAGTGTGTCCATTTTGATTTCCTGAAGAGAGAAGGGACTGGCGAGAGGGCCTGGGCCCCAGCCCACGGCTGCAGAGAGGCCGAGGGCTCCTGACCAGAGAGGAAGGACATCTGAGCAGAGCAAAATGAAAGGAATGCTAACCAAAAACCCCCTCCAGAAGACAGGCAGCATGGAAGGCACGGTGGAGATGACTCAAACAAAAACTATGAttctagaccaaaaaaaaaaaaaaagggaaagaaaatccaggactcaccaccacccactTTATCCTGCTTCCTCCCGCACCTGggacctctccccaccccaggtgGGGGTAAGTGGGGCAAAGAGGAGAGGAGGAAGcagggggcagggatggggcgGATGCCCTGACATTGGTGGAGGGACCCCCGTGCAGCCGGGGGTGGAGGGGACCCTCCCCATCCAACCCCCACaacctgggaaaagagaaaaaaaaaggaaagaaaattcctgggagggggaaaaaataacCAAATCCCAAGCTTTAACTACAGCTGTGAAACCAAATAttgggaagggggtgggagggagggaggggcaggtgagCCCCAGGTCTCCCCCCTGGGCCCCCCCTCCCCCGAGGACTCGAGATAAGGCACCAAATACCTCATAGAActttaatgttaaaaaaaggaaaccaaataTCGTTGGCTGGGGGGCCAGCCAGGGCAAGGGGCCGGGGGGGCTGGAGGGAGCCAGGGTTGGGAAGGTGATGGGGGAATtcgtgccccccacccccctctgtCCCTTCAACTCCAGTCCCCCCCGTCTCGACTCCGGGAAACAAAACTATCTCATCGTTTTTATTTTGTGGTCTGTAAAGAGCCCATGTCCGTGTGTCTGTGTGCATGAGCGAGAGAGTTTTGGGGCTGGGGGTGTTTTTTtcggggggatggggagggagaccCCAGGCTAGCACTGGGCTAGGCTAGATGTCTGAGGTGGGGGGCCcagggccctgggaagaaagagagatgagTGGATTGGAGGAAGGGGAACCCACTGAATTTCTCTTCTCCCCGACCCCTCATCTCCTACTTAAGGGAGGGACAGAGACTGGGTCTACCCTGACGGTGGGCCTTTCAATCGtgccaaaaaaaacccacaaacgaTGCCAGTAACTAAACCACTTCTCTCTGGTCTCttctggggtgagggtggggtggggctggaagtgggaggaaggggctgggggGTCTGTGGGGGTGGGTAGAGGTGGGGAACCCAAGCCCCTGGAGGAGAGGGGCCAAGAACAGGAGGAGGCTGGAAGAAGGATGGTTTCCACCCTTCTCCTCCCCGGGAAGGCCAGGAGAGGGCCTCCGAGCCCTGTCCCCTGGGACGCCCCGTACCGGGCGGCCAGGAGGGAGTGAGCTCTTGCCTGGGCTAGATTCCCCTCACCCACCTACATCCCAGGGTGCCTCTCTCCTCCTCTAGCCCAGGGTAGGGAAACCCGAGTGAGAGCGAGAGTGAGACAGACTGAGCAAGACACGCGGGCCCCCACCGGCTCTGAGTGGGAACGGCAGTGCGAGAGATAAAGGCctccaagagaaaaaagaaacaaaccaaagatttaaccatttaaaaaaaaaaacccacagacaacTCCGCTACCTTTTTATAgttggaaaaaaaagtgaaaaaaattaaaaaataaaaataaaaaaaatatacacaaaaactCCAAGCCGCAGTTCCTTGGTGCGGCTTGAACTTTGACCTCAGCAGTCTCCAAAGCAAGACGACGATGACAAAggcggaaaaaaaaaaagaaaaaataatgtatattttaagtatttgtcCTTGAGATGTTAGCTCcttattaaacaaacaaaaaaggagagaaaaatccaGATGGAAGAGTTGCTGGGACGGAGACAACCTATTTACTATGTCTGTGAtccctcccctctgccctcccccttcctctgctctttcctttcctctttccctgcTGCCCCTCCCCAACCTGTCCCCCAAGCCCAGGGgctcagtatttatttatttatataattgcaGGGTGACTGGGGACCTCTCGACAACCTTGGAGAGAGGGCCTTTGGATcatggaggggtggggaaggggcagggggtcTTTGAGGGAAAAGTAGGCCTGATCTTTGGTCACCTCTTCTCTGCTAGCTTCTTTCTGGCCTCTTATCCCCACTGCTGGCCACCATCACCTTCCAAATCCAGGGCTGCACTAGCTAGATGACCGCCCCACCAGGTAAAGATCTGATTGGCTCAGCCCTTTCAAGGTGGCTGTCTCTCACCTACTCCCATGAATGACCAGGTTGGAATGGTGGTgcgggtggggaatgggaggggtGGCAAGTAGTGGGCAGGGGAGACCAGGAAGTGGCCCCTGGAAACCAAGTAGGCCCTGGGGAAGACCCACCTTTCCTCTGTCCTCACCCAGTCAGCCCCCTCTCAGTTTTGTCTGACCCTGTGTCGATAGCCCCTCCCTTCCCAACCTCTACCCCTCCCTGTCTCTTCTCGTGGTAGCGGGTTAGCGTTTCAGTGTTCTTAACTCCAATCTGCTTGTTCATTGTACAATGTGCTTCTTTTAAGGCCCCATTTTTGTAACTTGAGTGTGTCATTCATCTGAACAAcaaacatcaaaaaataaaaaattaaaaactgtacaGAGAGAAATGATGCCTGCTCACCCTTGGTCTCCTGACTCTACTGGGAAGGGTGGAGGGGAAATCAGGGTATGGGGTGGGTATACGTGtgtggaggggagaagggagggtttttcttcttttgaaatagTGACTGTCCAAGTAAGGCCTAAACACATTTTTCATCAATTAGAAAGCCAAATTTTAGAACTCAGGATGCCCTGGGATGCAGCTGAGGCTAGAGCACCGACAGAAGGGCAGTGTAGGGTAGGTCCTATAAAGCATGGTTAACTGACCCAGCTTTGAGCTTGGCAGCGCTGAATTGGCATCTCATTCTGCCTTTTTACagatgtgaccttggacaaattattgAGCTTCAGGGTccgttcctttttttttttttttttcaagatttatttttctcccctcctgccctgctgtttttgctgtttgtgtccatttgctgtgtgatttccctatctatttctcttttttgtcttctcatcttcctcctctaggattcagagggattccatcctggggacctctgatgtggagagaggttccctgtcaattgtaccacctcagttactggtctctgctgcgtttcaccttgactctctccttcatctctttttgttgcattgtcatcttgctgcatgactcactcgtgcaggcactggcacaccacgcgggcacttgtgcaggcacttggctcaccatgtgtgcactcatgcaggcacatggctcactgcatgggcactggctcaccacacaggcacattttctcttcttttttaccaggtcccagggatcgaacctgggtcctcccatatggtaggcagaggccttatcacttgagccacatctgcttccccagcgTCCATTTCTGTAAAAGAGGAACACTTCTTATCTCAGAGGGTTTTAAGAATTAAGTGAGATGATGgtgtatgtaaagtgcttaggaCAGATCTCCAGGACAACACTGTCTTCAGGAAAGGGCTAAGAAAGCCAGGAAACAGTGGTTACCTCCAACCTCCATCCCCAGATTCTTCCCTGGAGAACTAGGAAGACCCTTTAAAACCAGAGCTGATTTTGAAGCTGTTTGGTGGTACAATGTACAGCCTTCCCCTGACTTCTTTTTCAAAGCAATACTTACTCTCATTACTTGAATTACTGTGCCCATCCTGAGTCATTTGGCAGAAACCATAGCTTCACATGCCAGGCCATGGGCGAACCCCCGAGACCTCACTATTAACAATCAGAAATGGGGCTATCACTGTGCTTTCTCGCTAAAATGCATTAAGAAGTCGTAGGTTTCCTTGTCACTGTTCCAATCTTTGTTGCATGCCTGGCACAGGTGTGGGATACTGcaaattcagtggagaaaggtaGGGGGTGAGGGTACAGGAGAAAGGAAGAGTGGAAGAGAGTTTGATAATTTAGTAAGATCAAAAGTATTggcaggggagcggatgtggctcaagtggttgaatgcctgcttcctacatgggagatcccaggttctatttctggcacctcctaaaaacaaaaacaaacaaacaaacaaaaaaaccaactcaggggatctgatgtagctcaggggttgagcatcAGCTCCCCACATAtaaggttcagtccccagccctggtacctcaaaaagatACCCAAACAAAACACGGCACCAAAGGACCAACATTCTGTCCGCTTGACAGATTTGCTTCTGCAACTTTAATACCCAACTAAATCAGGCAATACGAGTGTCTTCTTAAGAATGGTCTGCAAGCTTCATCAGAATTGATCTGTACTCAAAATGCAgattccgggaaacggactttggcccagtggttagggcgtccgtctaccacatgggaggcccgcggttcaagccccgggcctccttgacccgtgtggagctggcccatgcgcagtgctgatgcgcgcaaggagtgccgcgccacgcagggtgtcccccgcgtaggggagccccacgcgcaaggagtgcacccataaggagagccgcccagcgcgaaggagggagcagcctgcccaggaatggcgccgcccacacttcccgtgccgctgacgacaacagaagcggacaaagaaacaagaaacaagacgcagcaaaaagacacagaaaacagacaaccggggtaggggaggggaattaaataaataaaaataaatctttaaaaaaaaaaaaatgcagattcccaggttTCACCCTAGACCTTGCTGAATCTGAACCTCTGGGGGAACTGTCTCTAACAGGTGATTCTAACACACATTAAAAGtttgagggaaacagactttggcccaggggttagggcgtccgtctaccacatgggaggtccgcggttcaaaccccgggcctccttgacccgtgtggagctggcccatgcacagtgctgatgcgcgcaaggagtgccctgccacgcaggggtgtcccccgcgtaggggagccccatgtgcgagGAGTACGcccgccccgtaaggagaaccgcccagagtggagggagcagcctgccgaggaatggcgccgcccacacttcccgtgctgctgagga is a genomic window of Dasypus novemcinctus isolate mDasNov1 chromosome 18, mDasNov1.1.hap2, whole genome shotgun sequence containing:
- the POU2F2 gene encoding LOW QUALITY PROTEIN: POU domain, class 2, transcription factor 2 (The sequence of the model RefSeq protein was modified relative to this genomic sequence to represent the inferred CDS: inserted 3 bases in 3 codons; deleted 1 base in 1 codon); this encodes MVHSSMGAPEIRMSKPLEAEKQGLDSPPDHTDTERNGPDTNHQNPQNKTSPFSVSPTGPSTKVGILSGLHLTFWGPGPCLSPPQIKAEDPSGDSASAAPPPPQPAQPHLPQAQLMLTGSQLAGLTALMPAQQQLLLQQAQAQLLAAAVQQSSAAAANAAAAASSSTSSSSSSSASSSTSQPPASSGGGDLPPPQPASQPPGTPQLTLSQPIQLTAQDIQQLLQLQQLVLVPGHHLQPPAQFLLPQAQQSQPGLLPTPNLFQLPQQTQGALLTSQPRAGLPAQPSKCLEPPSHPEEPSDLEELEQFARTFKQRRIKLGFTQGDVGLAXGKLYGNDFSQTTISRFEALNLSFKNMCKLKPLLEKWLNDAETMSVDSSLPSPNQLSSPSLGFDGLPGRRRKKRTSIETNVRFALEKSFLANQKPTSEEILLIAEQLHMEKEVIRVWFCNRRQKEKRINPCSAAPMLPSPGKPASYSPHLVQESRPQGARGTLPLSQASSSLSTTVTTLSSAVGTLHPSRTAGGGGGGGGAAPPLNSIPSITPPPPATTNSTNPSPQGSHPAIGLSGLNPSTGSTMVGLSSGLSPALMSNNPLATIQALASGGTLPLTSLDGSGNLVLGAAGAAPGSPGLVTSPLFLNHAGLPLLSAPPGVGLVSAAAAAVXASISSKSPGLXSSSSSSSSSSSTCSEAAAQTPGGPGGPEAGAKPE